A genomic window from Brassica napus cultivar Da-Ae unplaced genomic scaffold, Da-Ae ScsIHWf_1425;HRSCAF=2013, whole genome shotgun sequence includes:
- the LOC106381519 gene encoding metacaspase-5 produces the protein MAKKAVLIGINYPGTKAELRGCVNDVKRMHKCLVDRFGFSERNITELIDTDNSSTKPTGKNIRRALLNLVESARSGDVLVVHYSGHGTRLPAETGEDDDTGYDECIVPCDMNLITDDEFRELVEKVPKDAQITIISDSCHSGGLIDEAKEQIGESTKKDKKDKNDKKDKKDKKDKKKSKKDSGTSSRFGVKDLVIEAVEEAFESKGIHIPHHRDEKQEAKVKEVELDNDEKVHVVNKSLPLQTLIDILKHDTGNNDIEVGKIRPTLFNVFGEDASPKVKKFMKVLLTKLQEGKSEGGILGMVGKLAQEFLEHKLNNDEEYAKPAMKTHVERKQDVYAGASNGSLADNGILISGCQTDQTSADASPVGKPELAYGAFSNAVQIILGETKGEITYKELVMKARKLLKKQGYAQRPGLYCSDKYVNAPFIC, from the exons ATGGCGAAGAAAGCAGTATTGATCGGAATCAACTACCCTGGAACCAAGGCGGAGCTACGAGGCTGCGTCAACGATGTTAAGAGGATGCACAAGTGCCTAGTCGATCGGTTCGGTTTCTCCGAGAGAAACATCACTGAGCTGATCGATACCGACAACTCTTCCACCAAACCTACAGGCAAGAACATCAGACGTGCGTTGTTGAATCTAGTTGAGTCGGCTAGATCTGGCGATGTTCTCGTTGTTCATTACAGTGGACATGGGACGAGGTTGCCGGCTGAGACAGGGGAAGATGATGATACTGGTTATGATGAGTGTATTGTTCCTTGCGATATGAATCTCATTACCG ATGATGAGTTCAGGGAGCTTGTGGAGAAGGTGCCAAAAGATGCACAGATTACAATCATCTCAGACTCTTGTCACAGTGGTGGTCTCATTGATGAAGCTAAGGAGCAGATAGGAGAGAGCACAAAGAAGGATAAGAAAGATAAAAATGATAAGAAggataaaaaggataagaaaGATAAGAAGAAGTCAAAGAAAGACTCTGGAACCTCTTCAAGATTTGGAGTCAAAGACTTGGTCATTGAGGCTGTAGAAGAAGCATTTGAATCTAAAGGGATCCACATTCCTCATCacagagatgagaaacaagaaGCCAAGGTTAAAGAGGTTGAACTAGACAATGATGAAAAAGTCCATGTTGTGAACAAATCTCTTCCTCTACAAACCCTAATCGATATCCTCAAGCACGACACCGGGAACAATGATATCGAAGTTGGCAAAATCAGACCAACACTTTTCAATGTGTTTGGAGAAGATGCTTCTCCAAAGGTGAAGAAGTTCATGAAAGTGCTTCTAACGAAGCTACAAGAAGGTAAAAGTGAAGGTGGAATATTGGGAATGGTTGGGAAACTAGCTCAAGAGTTTCTTGAACACAAGCTGAACAATGATGAAGAGTATGCGAAGCCTGCGATGAAGACACATGTGGAGAGAAAGCAAGATGTCTATGCAGGTGCAAGCAATGGTTCTCTTGCGGATAATGGTATTCTAATAAGTGGTTGTCAAACCGATCAAACATCTGCAGATGCGAGTCCTGTGGGGAAACCTGAACTGGCTTATGGAGCATTTAGTAATGCTGTGCAGATCATACTTGGGGAGACAAAAGGTGAGATTACATACAAGGAACTTGTTATGAAAGCAAGAAAGCTTCTTAAGAAACAGGGCTATGCTCAACGACCGGGGCTGTATTGTAGCGATAAGTATGTGAATGCTCCGTTTATTTGTTAA